Proteins encoded within one genomic window of Oryza brachyantha chromosome 7, ObraRS2, whole genome shotgun sequence:
- the LOC102709386 gene encoding uncharacterized protein LOC102709386, producing MLRLRAFRPTGDKVVKIQLHPTHPWLVTADANDRVSVWDWEHRQVIYELKAGGVDERRLVGVKLEKLAEGDTDSKGKPTEAIRGGSVKQVSFYDDDVRFWQHWRNCSAAAEAPTAVNQQSSAFSAPAPSTRGRHFVVICCENKVIFLDLVTMRGRDVPKQELDNKSLLCMEFLNRSSSSDAPLVAFGASDGVIRVLSMLTWKLVRRYTGGHKGAISCLMTFMSAAGEVHLVSGGSDGLLILWSADHIHDSRELVPKISLKAHDGGVVAVELSRVMGSAPQLITIGADKTLAIWDTVTFKEIRRIKPVPKLACHSVASWCHPRAPNLDILTCVKDSHIWAIEHPTYSALTRPLCELSSLVPPQVLAQHKKLRVYCMVAHPLQPHLVATGTNIGIILSEFDPRALPAVAPLPTPAESKEHSAVYIVERELQLLNFQLSNTANPSLGNAGVTSETGRSRNDSVEHLVVKQTKKHISTPAPHDSYSILSVSSSGKYVAIIWPDIPSFAIYKASDWSVVDSGTGKLFAWDTCRDRYALVESTLPPRNPLIVKGGSSKKAKEAAAIAAQAAIAAASAASSATVQVRILLDDGTAHVLQRSIDSRSEPVIGLHGGALLGVTYRTSRRISPVTATAISTVQSMPLSGFGGSGSSFASDDPFSSKEGPPQNFQLYSWETYQPVSGLLAQPEWTVWDQTVEYCAFAYQQYIVISSLRPQFRYLGDVSIPFATGAVWHRRQLFVATPTTIECVFVDAGVATIDIETKKKKEEMKAREAQSRAAAEHGDLALITVEGPKITTSEKITLRPPMLQVVRLASFQYAPSIPPFIVPKQSKLDGEDSVFQKELDDRRYAEVAVAGGGVSVAVTRFPPEQKRPIGPLVVVGVRDGVLWLVDRYMCAHALSLSHPGIRCRCLAAYGDPVSAVKWATRLGREHHDDLAQFMLGMGYATEALHLPGISKRLEFDLAMQSNDLKRALACLLTMSNSRDVGQETTATDVTQILNLAVAKQAKQESMADAVQGIVKFVKEFFDLIDAADATGQAEIAREVLKRLAAAASVKGALHGQMLRGLALRLANHGELTRLSGLVTNLITAGHGREAAFAAAVLGDNALMEKAWQDTGMLAEAVLHSQAHGRPSLRNLVIAWNKMLQKELDHTPTVKTDAAAAFLASLEDPKLTSLGETEKKPPIEILPPGMPPLSAPPIVIKKSAVKPGQPNAAQAPTAAIGAPMAQGTPMVQGTPMVQGTPMAQGTTGDQGAPMAQGALAQTQNSEEAKPSEGAAAPENAEKTAAPDNAEPTTTSGNAEPTAEPATAPGNVEATTAPATTDATGTPDTATPAPAADSNGTDLPAATPSQVTNGAPSTEAPETADKPSSTEPSPSPAPPIPNVTAV from the exons ATGCTCCGCCTCAGGGCGTTCCGGCCCACCGGCGACAAGGTGGTGAAGATCCAGCTCCACCCCACGCACCCGTGGCTCGTCACCGCCGACGCCAACGACCGCGTCTCCGTCTGGGACTGGGAGCACCGCCAG GTGATCTATGAGCTGAAGGcaggcggcgtcgacgagcgGCGGTTGGTCGGAGTTAAGCTTGAGAAGCTCGCCGAGGGAGATACTG ATTCGAAAGGAAAGCCCACTGAGGCCATCCGAGGGGGAAG TGTAAAGCAGGTTAGCTTTTATGATGACGATGTTCGCTTTTGGCAACATTGGCGCAAttgctctgctgctgctgaggcTCCAACTGCGGTCAATCAACAATCATCCGCTTTCAGTGCTCCTGCACCATCTACAAGAGGACGGCATTTTGTTGTAATTTGTTGCGAGAACaaagtaatatttttggaTTTGGTGACTATGCGTGGTCGTGATGTTCCTAAGCAAGAGCTTGACAACAAGTCACTTCTATG TATGGAATTCCTAAACAGGTCATCTTCTAGTGATGCTCCTCTGGTTGCATTTGGCGCTTCTGACGGAGTGATAAGAGTTCTTTCAATGTTGACATggaag CTTGTTCGAAGGTATACAGGTGGACACAAAGGAGCAATATCTTGCTTAATGACATTCATGTCTGCAGCCGGTGAG GTACATTTAGTTTCTGGTGGTAGTGATGGTCTACTGATATTATGGAGTGCTGATCATATCCATGACTCTCGTGAGCTTGTCCCTAAGATTAGTTTGAAG GCTCATGATGGAGGTGTAGTTGCTGTTGAACTTTCACGGGTAATGGGAAGTGCTCCACAACTCATTACAATAGGCGCTGATAAAACTTTAGCCATATGGGATACTGTTACATTTAAG GAAATAAGACGTATTAAACCAGTACCTAAACTTGCTTGCCACAGTGTTGCATCGTGGTGTCATCCTCGTGCACCAAACCTTGATATTCTGACTTGTGTTAAGGACTCCCATATATG GGCCATAGAACATCCAACCTATTCTGCTTTAACAAGACCGCTCTGTGAATTGTCCTCGCTTGTTCCTCCACAAGTCCTTGCACAGCACAAGAAACTGAGA GTTTACTGCATGGTGGCACACCCCTTGCAACCACATCTTGTTGCTACTGGAACTAATATTGGTATTATTTTAAGCGAGTTCGATCCAAGAGCACTTCCTGCCGTTGCTCCTCTACCAACACCAGCAGAAAGCAAGGAACACTCTGCTGTTTACATTGTTGAAAGAGAACTTCAGCTGCTAAATTTCCAATTGTCAAACACAGCAAATCCCTCCCTTGGAAATGCTGGTGTCACATCTGAAACGGGAAGGTCAAGGAATGACTCTGTAGAACATTTGGTAGTAAAGCAGACCAAGAAGCATATCAGCACGCCTGCTCCTCATGATTCCTATTCAATTCTTTCAGTTAGCAGCTCTGGAAA GTATGTTGCAATTATATGGCCAGACATCCCTTCATTTGCTATATACAAAGCAAGTGATTGGTCAGTTGTTGATTCAGGTACAGGGAAGCTCTTTGCTTGGGACACCTGCCGTGATAGATATGCTTTGGTAGAGAGTACATTGCCTCCAAGGAATCCACTTATTGTGAAGGGCGGTTCTTCTAAAAAGGCAAAGGAAGCAGCTGCTATTGCAGCTCAAGCTGCTATTGCAGCAGCTAGTGCTGCTTCTTCAGCCACAGTACAAGTGCGCATCTTATTGGATGATGGAACGGCACATGTTTTGCAGAGATCCATTGACAGCCGCAGTGAACCG GTGATTGGCTTACATGGTGGTGCCTTGCTTGGCGTCACATACCGTACATCTCGTAGAATCAGTCCTGTTACAGCAACAGCTATATCAACTGTTCAATCTATGCCCTTATCAGGTTTTGGAGGAAGTGGATCATCATTTGCTTCAGATGATCCATTTTCCTCCAAAGAAGGACCGCCTCAAAATTTCCAGTTATACAG CTGGGAGACCTACCAACCTGTTAGCGGCCTACTTGCACAGCCTGAGTGGACCGTGTGGGACCAAACCGTTGAGTATTGTGCATTCGCTTATCAGCAATATATTGTAATTTCTTCCTTGCGGCCCCAATTTAGGTATCTTGGAGATGTTTCAATTCCCTTTGCTACTGGTGCTGTTTGGCATCGTAGACAGTTGTTTGTGGCTACGCCAACCACCATTGA GTGTGTCTTTGTTGATGCGGGTGTGGCTACCATTGATattgaaacaaaaaagaagaaagaagaaatgaaGGCAAGAGAAGCTCAGAGTCGGGCTGCTGCAGAACACGGAGATTTGGCTCTTATTACAGTTGAAGGTCCCAAGATTACCACATCTGAAAAAATAACGTTAAGACCTCCAATGTTGCAG GTTGTTCGGTTAGCCTCCTTTCAGTATGCTCCATCTATACCACCATTTATAGTGCCAAAGCAATCAAAGTTAGATGGAGAAGATTCAGTGTTTCAGAAAGAATTGGATGATAGAAGATATGCTGAAGTTGCTGTTGCTGGAGGAGGGGTATCTGTTGCAGTAACCCGCTTCCCTCCCGAGCAGAAAAGACCTATTGGACCCCTTGTTGTGGTTGGTGTTAGAGATGGAGTCCTATGGCTTGTTGACAG GTATATGTGTGCACATGCCTTGTCTCTAAGCCATCCTGGTATTAGATGTCGGTGCCTTGCAGCATATGGAGATCCAGTTAGTGCTGTGAAatg GGCCACTAGACTTGGCCGGGAGCACCATGATGACCTGGCTCAGTTTATGCTGGGAATGGGCTATGCCACTGAAGCGCTTCATTTACCTGGAATTTCTAAGAG GTTAGAGTTTGATCTTGCAATGCAAAGCAATGACTTGAAAAGAGCACTTGCATGCTTGTTGACTATGAGCAATAGCCGAGATGTGGGACAAGAAACTACGGCTACCGATGTTACACAGATTCTTAATTTAGCAGTGGCTAAGCAAGCTAAGCAAGAAAGTATGGCAGATGCCGTGCAGGGAATAGTGAAGTTTGTCAAGGAATTTTTCGACCTTATCGATGCTGCAGATGCCACCGGACAGGCTGAGATTGCTCGTGAAGTTCTAAAGAGATTGGCTGCTGCAGCTTCTGTAAAGGGTGCTCTGCATGGGCAAATGCTACGAGGTCTGGCACTCCGCCTTGCGAACCATGGAGAGCTTACTAGGCTGTCG GGTTTGGTAACTAATTTGATCACAGCTGGCCATGGGCGTGAAGCTGCATTTGCAGCCGCAGTTCTCGGAGATAACGCCCTCATGGAAAAAGCATGGCAAGACACAGGAATGCTGGCTGAGGCTGTTTTGCATTCTCAA GCCCATGGTCGTCCATCATTAAGGAACTTAGTCATAGCATGGAACAAGATGCTACAGAAGGAGCTGGATCACACCCCCACTGTAAAAACTGATGCCGCTGCAGCATTTCTGGCCTCTCTTGAGGATCCAAAGCTCACCAGTTTGGGAGAAACGGAGAAAAAGCCACCCATTGAAATACTTCCTCCTGGGATGCCTCCTCTGTCCGCACCCCCCATTGTAATTAAGAAGTCCGCTGTGAAACCTGGCCAGCCTAATGCAGCGCAGGCTCCAACTGCAGCTATTGGTGCTCCCATGGCTCAAGGCACTCCTATGGTTCAAGGCACTCCAATGGTTCAGGGCACTCCAATGGCTCAAGGCACTACTGGAGATCAGGGAGCTCCTATGGCTCAAGGTGCTCTTGCTCAAACACAGAACTCTGAAGAGGCAAAACCATCAGAAGGCGCAGCAGCGCCTGAGAATGCAGAGAAAACAGCAGCTCCCGACAATGCTGAACCAACCACCACCTCTGGTAATGCCGAACCTACTGCAGAACCAGCGACAGCCCCAGGTAATGTAGAAGCTACAACAGCACCAGCGACGACAGACGCAACGGGTACTCCTGACACTGCCACTCCTGCTCCGGCAGCTGATTCTAATGGCACCGACCTACCTGCGGCAACTCCAAGTCAAGTTACAAATGGTGCACCTTCTACCGAGGCACCGGAGACAGCAGATAAGCCATCTTCAACAGAGCCATCACCATCACCAGCACCACCCATACCCAATGTTACTGCTGTATAA
- the LOC102705543 gene encoding LRR receptor-like serine/threonine-protein kinase GHR1 — protein sequence MGIPGSFLLLLLLAVVPAFGQLPSQDILALLAFKKGITHDPAGFITDSWNDESIDFNGCPASWNGIVCNGANVAGVVLDGHGISGVADLSVFVNLTMLVKLSMANNNLSGSLPSNVGSLKSLKFMDISNNRFSGPIPDNIGSLRSLQNLSLARNNFSGPLPDSIDGLASLQSLDVSGNSLSGPLPTSLKGLRSIVALNLSYNAFTKGIPSGLGLLVNLQSLDLSWNRLEGGVDWKFLIESTVAHVDFSGNLLTSTTPKELKFLADISETVLYLNLSNNKLTGSLIDGVELSTFGRLKVLDLSHNQLSGDLPGFNYVYDLEVLRLANNAFTGFVPSGLLKGDSLVLSELDLSANNLTGHINMITSTTLQVINLSSNALFGDLPMLAGSCTVLDLSNNKFKGNLSVIAKWSNDLEYVDLSQNNLTGTIPDVSSQFLRLNYLNLSHNSLADTIPEAVVQYPKLTILDLSSNQFRGPVPADLLTSSMLQELYIQDNMLSGGLSFPGSSSKNLSLQVLDISGNHFNGSIPDDLSSLSSLQALDISTNNFSGPLPASITKLSALTALDISINQFTGPLPDALPDTLQSFNASYNDLSGVVPVNLQKFPESSFHPGNSRLEYPASSSGSGSSSGSAGGRSISAAAKIALIAASIVALVILILVAIVCHYKQISRQFPSSEKVSDKNLHKASKDMASTKGKDDKGGLVVSADELGAPRKGSTSEALSQEEKLSGVGGFSPSKGSRFSWSPDSGEAYTQEGLARLDVRSPDRLAGELHFLDETITLTPEELSRAPAEVLGRSSHGTSYRATLENGVFLTVKWLREGVARPKKEFSKEAKKFANIRHPNVVGLRGYYWGPTPHEKLILSDYVSPGSLASFLYDRPGRRGPPLTWAQRLKIAVDVARGLNYLHFDRAMPHGNLKATNILLDGLDLNARVADYCLHRLMTQAGVVEQILDLGVLGYRAPELAASKKPTPSFKSDVYAFGVVLLELLTGRCAGDVVSGSEGGVDLTDWVRLRVAEGRGSDCFDPAMASDSENQQSVKGMKDVLGIALRCIRPVSERPGIKSVYEDLSSI from the exons ATGGGGATTCCTGGGAGtttcttgctgctgctcctgcttgCTGTTGTCCCTGCATTTGGCCAGCTACCTTCACAGGACATTCTTGCGCTCCTTGCTTTCAAGAAGGGCATCACCCACGACCCTGCCGGGTTCATCACCGATTCGTGGAACGACGAGTCGATCGATTTCAATGGCTGCCCGGCTTCCTGGAATGGCATTGTGTGCAATGGCGCCAACGTGGCCGGGGTTGTGCTTGATGGCCATGGCATCTCAGGTGTCGCCGATCTGTCCGTATTCGTCAACCTGACGATGCTTGTGAAGCTTTCTATGGCCAATAACAATCTGTCCGGGAGCCTCCCGAGCAATGTGGGTAGCCTGAAGAGCTTGAAGTTCATGGACATATCAAACAATCGGTTCTCGGGGCCAATTCCTGATAATATTGGCAGTCTCCGGAGCCTGCAGAACCTGTCACTTGCCAGGAACAACTTCTCTGGGCCACTGCCTGACTCCATCGACGGGCTTGCGTCCCTTCAGTCACTGGATGTGAGTGGAAACTCTCTGTCTGGTCCATTGCCTACATCTTTGAAAGGTCTCCGGAGCATTGTTGCTCTGAACCTCTCATACAATGCCTTCACAAAGGGCATCCCCTCTGGGCTTGGCCTTCTTGTGAATCTCCAGTCTTTGGATCTAAGCTGGAACCGTTTGGAAGGTGGTGTTGATTGGAAATTCTTGATTGAGTCAACTGTTGCTCATGTTGACTTCAGTGGGAACCTACTCACTAGTACCACTCCCAAAGAGCTCAAGTTCCTGGCAGATATTTCAGAGACAGTTCTATATCTGAACCTTAGCAACAATAAATTGACTGGATCATTGATTGATGGAGTTGAGCTCTCGACTTTTGGGAGACTGAAGGTGCTTGATCTGAGCCATAATCAGTTGTCTGGAGACTTGCCAGGGTTCAATTATGTTTATGATCTTGAAGTTTTGCGACTTGCAAACAATGCGTTCACGGGGTTTGTACCTAGTGGACTTCTGAAAGGGGATTCTCTGGTGCTCAGTGAGCTGGATCTGAGTGCAAATAACCTGACTG GACACATCAATATGATCACATCGACCACCTTGCAAGTAATTAATCTCTCCTCCAATGCTCTATTTGGGGATCTTCCAATGCTTGCTGGAAGCTGCACTGTGTTAGATCTatcaaataacaaatttaaaggAAATTTGTCGGTTATCGCAAAATGGAGCAATGATTTGGAGTATGTCGACCTTAGCCAGAATAATCTAACTGGAACAATTCCTGATGTGAGCTCTCAATTCCTTCGCTTGAACTACCTGAATCTTTCCCATAATTCCCTAGCTGACACTATCCCTGAAGCCGTTGTTCAGTACCCCAAACTCACTATCCTTGATCTCAGCTCCAATCAGTTCAGAGGCCCTGTTCCTGCTGATTTACTCACTTCGTCCATGCTGCAAGAGCTCTACATCCAGGACAATATGCTTAGTGGAGGCCTATCATTTCCAGGATCCTCATCGAAAAATCTGAGTCTTCAGGTTCTTGATATTTCTGGAAACCACTTCAATGGCAGTATCCCTGATGATTTATCCTCTTTATCTAGCCTCCAAGCTCTTGACATATCTACGAACAATTTCTCTGGTCCTTTGCCAGCTTCAATCACCAAGCTTTCAGCGCTCACTGCTCTTGACATATCAATAAACCAGTTCACTGGGCCCTTGCCTGATGCCCTTCCAGATACATTGCAGTCATTCAATGCCTCTTATAATGACCTATCTGGTGTTGTTCCGGTGAACTTACAGAAGTTTCCAGAATCTTCCTTCCACCCAGGGAACTCAAGATTAGAGTATCCTGCTAGCTCTTCTGGGTCTGGGAGTTCCTCTGGTTCAGCCGGTGGCAGGTCAATCAGTGCAGCAGCTAAAATAGCACTTATAGCAGCTAGTATTGTTGCTCTTGTCATCCTTATCCTTGTTGCTATTGTTTGCCATTACAAGCAAATATCACGGCAGTTCCCTAGCTCAGAAAAGGTTTCTGACAAGAACCTCCACAAGGCTAGCAAAGACATGGCCAGCACAAAAGGAAAGGATGACAAAGGTGGTTTGGTGGTCTCAGCAGATGAACTTGGTGCTCCTCGGAAGGGCTCTACATCTGAAGCATTAAGCCAAGAAGAGAAGTTGTCAGGTGTGGGAGGATTTTCCCCATCCAAAGGTAGTCGCTTCTCGTGGTCACCTGATTCTGGAGAGGCATACACCCAGGAAGGCCTGGCACGGTTGGATGTCAGATCACCTGACAGGCTAGCAGGGGAGTTGCACTTCCTAGATGAAACAATCACACTGACACCGGAGGAATTGTCAAGGGCACCAGCTGAAGTACTTGGGAGGAGCAGCCATGGGACTTCTTACAGAGCAACACTAGAGAATGGTGTCTTCTTGACAGTGAAATGGCTGAGGGAAGGTGTTGCAAGGCCCAAGAAAGAGTTTTCGAAGGAGGCCAAGAAGTTTGCAAATATCAGGCATCCCAATGTTGTTGGCTTGCGTGGTTACTACTGGGGTCCAACACCACATGAAAAACTGATCTTGTCTGATTATGTTTCGCCAGGAAGCCTTGCGAGCTTTTTGTATG ATCGCCCTGGAAGGAGAGGTCCTCCACTGACCTGGGCTCAGCGGCTGAAGATCGCAGTTGATGTTGCGCGTGGCCTGAACTACCTCCATTTTGATCGAGCGATGCCTCATGGAAACCTCAAGGCCACCAACATCTTGTTGGATGGCCTTGACCTCAATGCCCGTGTCGCCGACTACTGCCTGCACCGCCTGATGACCCAGGCTGGCGTTGTTGAGCAGATCCTAGACCTTGGTGTGCTTGGCTACCGTGCCCCAGAGTTGGCAGCGTCCAAGAAGCCAACTCCCTCGTTCAAGTCTGACGTCTATGCCTTCGGTGTTGTGCTGCTGGAGCTCCTGACTGGCAGATGCGCTGGGGATGTTGTCTCAGGTTCTGAAGGTGGTGTTGACCTGACAGATTGGGTCCGTCTGCGGGTGGCTGAAGGCCGGGGATCAGATTGCTTTGACCCAGCCATGGCTTCAGATTCTGAGAATCAACAATCTGTGAAAGGCATGAAGGATGTGCTAGGCATTGCCTTGAGATGCATCCGGCCAGTCTCTGAGAGACCTGGGATCAAGTCTGTGTATGAGGATCTTTCATCAATCTAG